The following proteins are encoded in a genomic region of Populus nigra chromosome 16, ddPopNigr1.1, whole genome shotgun sequence:
- the LOC133675339 gene encoding uncharacterized protein LOC133675339 isoform X2, which yields MSIGFQCEGFYIMSDPEHSQNSRNHANSRRQSNGNSQVPLSNKPLASNHRPGLRRSLSQKDLKYHDGYSSHSSSLTDDEGRDSCSNKNGFERTIRTVYAQKKAEHPTGDDMNSGLYEAMRKELRHAVEEIRMELEQSMEKTNIDSKSGKSDGFQGGSTIRRNHATKSDQSEKCKQDLLAKLLLEKQHGRDISKIVKELLADPKNTVSEKPSRARKRSNDRSRMSERLTEEAEKYFEDFISNVEDTDISSLDGERSDTSSTLGGIAKTETFQRPVISKSQPVEMDGLVLPWLQWETSNDSSPLSLKDKELKSTPKSNLWDAAQEATPAQELIMHPISSRGSCSPGLTDGHSTNIRELKGSKFGELESYRRRISFRGTRSQFDVDEYLKRPSDEDFLLESWKQQQRIHSGGLLLCNRMFF from the exons ATGAGTATTGGATTTCAATGTGAAGGCTTCTATATAATG AGTGACCCAGAGCATTCTCAGAATTCAAGAAATCATGCTAATTCAAGACGTCAGAGCAACGGAAACAGCCAGGTCCCTTTATCAAATAAGCCACTAGCATCAAATCATAGACCCGGACTGAGAAGGTCTCTTAGCCAGAAAGATTTGAAGTATCATGACGGCTACTCT AGCCATTCATCAAGCCTAACTGATGATGAAGGGAGGGATTCTTGTTCCAATAAAAATGGATTTGAGAGAACAATACGAACAGTTTATGCTCAGAAGAAG GCAGAGCATCCCACTGGCGATGATATGAACAGCGGGCTGTATGAAGCAATGAGGAAAGAACTTAGGCATGCAGTAGAAGAGATAAGGATGGAACTTGAACAA TCTATggagaaaacaaatatagacTCGAAATCTGGAAAATCTGATGGTTTTCAGGGTGGTTCTACTATCAGAAGGAACCATGCAACAAAATCAGATCAG TCTGAGAAGTGTAAACAAGATTTATTAGCAAAACTATTGTTGGAGAAGCAACATGGTAGAGATATCTCGAAGATTGTGAAAGAGTTGCTTGCTGATCCAAAGAACACTGTTTCAGAAAAGCCTTCAAGAGCCAGAAAG AGGAGTAATGACAGAAGTAGGATGTCTGAACGATTAACAGAAGAAGCAGAGAAATACTTTGAGGACTTCATTTCAAATGTTGAAGATACAGATATTTCATCTTTGGATGGGGAAAGGAGTGATACAAGTTCAACTTTAGGAGGAATAGCAAAGACAGAAACTTTTCAGAGACCAGTGATATCCAAATCTCAACCTGTAGAAATGGACGGCCTTGTGCTGCCCTGGTTACAATGGGAAACTTCTAATGATTCTTCTCCTCTATCCTTAAAAGATAAGGAGCTAAAATCGACTCCAAAAAGTAATTTATGGGATGCAGCTCAG GAAGCAACCCCTGCTCAAGAGTTGATCATGCACCCCATCAGTAGCCGTGGAAGCTGTAGCCCAGGACTTACAGATGGCCACTCAACAAATATTAGAGAACTTAAAGGGAGTAAATTTGGAGAACTTGAAAGCTACAGAAGACGAATTTCATTTAGAGGAACAAGGTCACAGTTTGACGTTGATGAATATCTTAAGCGACCAAGTGATGAAGATTTTCTCTTAGAAAGTTGGAAGCAACAACAGAGAATTCATTCAGGTGGTCTCCTGCTTTGCAATCGAATGTTTTTCTAG
- the LOC133675234 gene encoding lysine histidine transporter 1-like — protein sequence MNDWLPITKSRNAKWWYSAFHNVTAMVGAGVLGLPYAMSQLGWGPGAAVLILSWVITLYTLWQMVEMHEMVPGKRFDRYHELGQHAFGEKLGLWVVVPQQLMVEVGSSIVYMITGGKSLKKAHDTIWPNYKEIKLTYFIMIFSSVHFVISHLPSFNSITAVSLAAAVMSLSYSTIAWVVSWHKGVQPDVQYTSRASTNTGQMFDSFSALGDIAFAFAGHSVALEIQATIPSTPGKPSKKPMWKGVVVAYLVVALCYLPVSFVGYWVFGNKVEDNILLSLEKPRWLVAAANLFVVIHVIGSYQVFAMPVFDMMEAFLVLKMNFQPGQPLRFITRILYVGLTMFIAMTFPFFGGLLSFFGGFAFAPTSYYLPCVMWLAVYKPKKFGLSWLANWICIILGVVLMVLAPIGALRQIILQARDFQFYS from the exons ATGAATGACTGGCTTCCCATCACCAAGTCTAGGAATGCAAAGTGGTGGTATTCTGCCTTTCACAATGTTACAGCCATGGTTGGTGCTGGGGTCCTGGGCCTCCCTTATGCCATGTCTCAACTTGGATG ggGTCCCGGTGCTGCTGTATTGATCCTGTCATGGGTTATCACTCTATATACACTATGGCAGATGGTGGAGATGCATGAAATGGTGCCTGGAAAGAGATTTGATAGGTATCATGAGTTAGGGCAGCATGCATTTGGTGAAAAACTCGGGCTTTGGGTGGTGGTACCCCAGCAACTAATGGTGGAAGTGGGTTCGAGTATAGTGTATATGATCACTGGAGGGAAATCTCTGAAGAAGGCTCATGATACTATCTGGCCTAACTACAAAGAAATCAAACTTACCTATTTCATCATGATCTTTTCCTCGGTTCACTTTGTCATCTCTCATCTCCCCAGCTTCAACTCCATCACCGCTGTCTCTCTTGCCGCCGCCGTCATGTCCTTGAG TTACTCGACCATTGCGTGGGTGGTTTCATGGCATAAAGGGGTTCAACCAGATGTGCAGTATACCTCAAGGGCTTCAACAAATACTGGGCAGATGTTCGACAGCTTCAGTGCTCTAGGAGATATAGCTTTTGCCTTCGCAGGGCACAGTGTGGCGTTGGAGATCCAGGCAACAATCCCTTCCACGCCAGGGAAGCCTTCCAAGAAACCAATGTGGAAAGGAGTGGTTGTTGCTTATCTTGTTGTCGCTTTGTGTTACTTACCTGTTAGTTTCGTAGGTTACTGGGTGTTTGGAAACAAAGTTGAGGACAACATACTCTTATCACTAGAGAAGCCTCGTTGGCTTGTTGCCGCTGCTAATTTGTTTGTTGTCATTCATGTCATTGGAAGTTATCAG GTTTTTGCAATGCCGGTGTTTGATATGATGGAAGCATTCCTAGTCTTGAAAATGAATTTCCAACCGGGTCAGCCGCTTCGCTTCATAACACGAATTCTATATGTTG GATTGACCATGTTCATCGCAATGACATTCCCATTTTTTGGTGGGCTTCTAAGTTTCTTTGGAGGATTTGCCTTTGCTCCCACCTCATATTAT CTCCCCTGCGTCATGTGGCTTGCTGTATATAAACCAAAGAAATTCGGCTTGTCATGGCTCGCAAATTGG ATATGCATTATCCTTGGCGTTGTATTGATGGTATTAGCCCCCATCGGAGCATTAAGGCAGATAATACTACAAGCCAGGGACTTCCAGTTTTACTCTTGA
- the LOC133675339 gene encoding uncharacterized protein LOC133675339 isoform X1: MATSAFKSTTKRTPIGNDKSSSSAHRRSRSLSRFSRPIPPDDFSDYSTAPSRGRFVNMDRGSGVPDISLDDLAIQLLSLGDRGRSGFRSGDVSHGERVAGGSLRRGRSVSRQGSESKNNSKSYSRGGGGGKVNSDASNSRRRRSVSVVRYQIGDSESDPEHSQNSRNHANSRRQSNGNSQVPLSNKPLASNHRPGLRRSLSQKDLKYHDGYSSHSSSLTDDEGRDSCSNKNGFERTIRTVYAQKKAEHPTGDDMNSGLYEAMRKELRHAVEEIRMELEQSMEKTNIDSKSGKSDGFQGGSTIRRNHATKSDQSEKCKQDLLAKLLLEKQHGRDISKIVKELLADPKNTVSEKPSRARKRSNDRSRMSERLTEEAEKYFEDFISNVEDTDISSLDGERSDTSSTLGGIAKTETFQRPVISKSQPVEMDGLVLPWLQWETSNDSSPLSLKDKELKSTPKSNLWDAAQEATPAQELIMHPISSRGSCSPGLTDGHSTNIRELKGSKFGELESYRRRISFRGTRSQFDVDEYLKRPSDEDFLLESWKQQQRIHSGGLLLCNRMFF, from the exons ATGGCAACCTCGGCGTTTAAATCCACGACAAAGAGAACACCTATCGGCAACGACAAGTCGTCTTCCTCTGCTCACCGGCGTTCACGGAGTCTGAGCCGCTTCTCCCGACCGATTCCTCCCGACGACTTTTCCGATTATTCTACGGCTCCGTCGAGAGGGAGGTTCGTGAACATGGATAGAGGATCGGGAGTTCCGGATATAAGTCTCGATGATCTCGCTATTCAGTTGTTGAGTTTAGGTGATCGAGGGCGGTCGGGTTTTAGAAGTGGTGACGTCAGTCATGGGGAGAGAGTTGCGGGTGGGTCCCTGAGGAGAGGAAGGTCTGTGTCGAGGCAAGgcagtgaaagtaaaaataacagCAAGAGTTACAgtcgtggtggtggtggggggaAGGTGAATTCGGATGCTAGTAATTCGAGGAGGAGACGGTCTGTTTCTGTGGTTAGGTATCAAATTGGTGATTCCGAG AGTGACCCAGAGCATTCTCAGAATTCAAGAAATCATGCTAATTCAAGACGTCAGAGCAACGGAAACAGCCAGGTCCCTTTATCAAATAAGCCACTAGCATCAAATCATAGACCCGGACTGAGAAGGTCTCTTAGCCAGAAAGATTTGAAGTATCATGACGGCTACTCT AGCCATTCATCAAGCCTAACTGATGATGAAGGGAGGGATTCTTGTTCCAATAAAAATGGATTTGAGAGAACAATACGAACAGTTTATGCTCAGAAGAAG GCAGAGCATCCCACTGGCGATGATATGAACAGCGGGCTGTATGAAGCAATGAGGAAAGAACTTAGGCATGCAGTAGAAGAGATAAGGATGGAACTTGAACAA TCTATggagaaaacaaatatagacTCGAAATCTGGAAAATCTGATGGTTTTCAGGGTGGTTCTACTATCAGAAGGAACCATGCAACAAAATCAGATCAG TCTGAGAAGTGTAAACAAGATTTATTAGCAAAACTATTGTTGGAGAAGCAACATGGTAGAGATATCTCGAAGATTGTGAAAGAGTTGCTTGCTGATCCAAAGAACACTGTTTCAGAAAAGCCTTCAAGAGCCAGAAAG AGGAGTAATGACAGAAGTAGGATGTCTGAACGATTAACAGAAGAAGCAGAGAAATACTTTGAGGACTTCATTTCAAATGTTGAAGATACAGATATTTCATCTTTGGATGGGGAAAGGAGTGATACAAGTTCAACTTTAGGAGGAATAGCAAAGACAGAAACTTTTCAGAGACCAGTGATATCCAAATCTCAACCTGTAGAAATGGACGGCCTTGTGCTGCCCTGGTTACAATGGGAAACTTCTAATGATTCTTCTCCTCTATCCTTAAAAGATAAGGAGCTAAAATCGACTCCAAAAAGTAATTTATGGGATGCAGCTCAG GAAGCAACCCCTGCTCAAGAGTTGATCATGCACCCCATCAGTAGCCGTGGAAGCTGTAGCCCAGGACTTACAGATGGCCACTCAACAAATATTAGAGAACTTAAAGGGAGTAAATTTGGAGAACTTGAAAGCTACAGAAGACGAATTTCATTTAGAGGAACAAGGTCACAGTTTGACGTTGATGAATATCTTAAGCGACCAAGTGATGAAGATTTTCTCTTAGAAAGTTGGAAGCAACAACAGAGAATTCATTCAGGTGGTCTCCTGCTTTGCAATCGAATGTTTTTCTAG
- the LOC133675093 gene encoding transcription factor GTE8-like isoform X2, which translates to MAPTVPIEFIGRKESKKCWLSQPMGKSKKFSKGHSSGFVPDFRHAVHTMAESEGFGSSGRVDTEMTASEMTASEDSCAPKRKCISLNMDCYDTFGVPSQVLSLSKMSRPERKDLEMRLKKELEQVRILQRKVASLSSNTVLLSPSSDIRSCSDGQKRPPLEGLHSSFEVPAPQSKKRAHPDRNRGHTKKGTSARSEPVKPAAPLGISTAMLMKQCEALLNRLMAHQFGWIFNTPVDVVKLNIPDYFTIIKHPMDLGTVKGKIVSGEYLSPLGFAADVRLTFSNAMKYNPPGNDVHSMAETLSKYFEVRWKVIEKKLPVTTGVESMPSRTDVHIERETTVHIERETTTSAPPLKKKKITPSDNKVKPEPVRRVMSNGEKQKLSMELEALLGELPESIIEFLKEHSGNAGQTGEDEIEIDIDALGDDTLFNLRKLLDNYILEKQKNQSKAEPCEMEIINEPGISNSSLLPCKDSDSGSESGGESVAVKVSGSINATKSKMEPGENADQKRSDPDDSDVGNQSVDGLDQVELDTEGKPVAAEIDGHQEGESAPSKRQVSPEKLYRAALLRNRFADTILKAREKALEKGEKCDPEKLRKEKEEFERRQKEEKARLQAEAKAAEEARRKAEAEAAAEAKRKRELQREAARQALSEMEKTVDINENSHFMEDLEMLRTIHDEQLPSFIEETSPDLSQNCLGSFKLQGSSNPLEQLGLYMKEDDDEEEEVVEPPPPSVPERAKDVEEGEID; encoded by the exons ATGGCACCGACTGTTCCTATAGAGTTTATTGGACGGAAGGAATCAAAAAAGTGTTGGCTTTCACAACCAATGGGGAAATCAAAGAAGTTCTCTAAAGGGCACTCCTCTGGTTTTGTTCCAGATTTTCGACATGCTGTTCATACCATGGCTGAATCAGAAGGGTTTGGGAGCTCTGGACGTGTTGACACTGAGATGACAGCATCTGAGATGACAGCATCGGAAGATTCATGTGCTCCCAAGAGAAAATGCATTAGTTTGAATATGGATTGTTATGATACTTTTGGTGTACCATCACAAGTCTTGTCACTATCAAAGATGTCAAGGCCAGAGAGGAAGGATTTGGAAATGAGGTTGAAAAAGGAACTTGAACAGGTCAGAATCCTGCAGAGGAAAGTGGCTTCTCTGAGTTCAAATACAGTTTTATTATCGCCTTCTAGTGATATCAGGAGTTGCAGTGATGGCCAAAAGAGGCCTCCACTAGAAGGTCTCCATAGTTCATTTGAAGTACCAGCTCCACAGAGTAAGAAACGGGCTCATCCTGATCGAAATAGAGGCCACACAAAAAAGGGTACATCAGCACGTTCTGAGCCAGTGAAGCCAGCTGCTCCACTGGGTATTTCGACTGCTATGTTGATGAAACAGTGTGAGGCATTACTAAATCGTTTGATGGCACATCAGTTCGGTTGGATTTTCAACACTCCTGTTGATGTGGTGAAATTGAACATACCGGACTATTTTACTATCATTAAACATCCAATGGATTTGGGTACAGTGAAGGGCAAGATTGTTTCTGGTGAATATTTGAGTCCACTGGGATTTGCTGCAGATGTGCGACTTACTTTCTCAAATGCAATGAAGTATAACCCTCCTGGAAATGATGTCCATTCCATGGCTGAGACCCTCAGTAAATACTTTGAAGTTAGATGGAAAGTTATAGAGAAAAAGCTTCCTGTTACCACTGGCGTGGAATCAATGCCATCAAGAACTGATGTGCACATAGAAAGGGAAACAACTGTTCATATAGAAAGGGAAACAACTACTAGTGCTCCTCctttgaaaaagaagaaaattacaCCGAGTGACAATAAGGTTAAGCCAGAACCTGTCAGGCGGGTCATGTCTAATGGGGAGAAGCAGAAGTTGAGCATGGAGTTGGAGGCATTGCTGGGTGAATTGCCTGAAAGCATTATTGAATTCCTAAAAGAGCATAGTGGTAATGCTGGCCAGACTGGTGAGGATGAGATTGAGATTGATATTGATGCTCTTGGTGATGATACATTGTTTAACTTACGGAAACTCTTGGATAATTATATATTGGAGAAACAGAAAAACCAGTCAAAAGCTGAACCATGTGAAATGGAG ATTATTAACGAGCCAGGGATTAGCAATTCATCATTGCTACCATGCAAAG ATTCAGATTCTGGCAGTGAATCTGGCGGTGAATCTGTCGCAGTGAAAGTGTCTGGTTCCATTAATGCTACTAAG AGCAAAATGGAACCTGGAGAAAATGCAGACCAAAAGAGAAGTGATCCTGATGATTCAGATGTTGGAAATC AATCTGTAGATGGATTGGACCAAGTTGAGCTGGATACTGAGGGTAAGCCAGTTGCAGCTGAGATAGATGGCCACCAAGAGG GGGAGAGTGCTCCATCCAAGAGGCAAGTCTCTCCCGAAAAGCTCTATCGTGCAGCTTTGTTGAGGAACCGTTTTGCCGACACCATACTTAAAGCTCGAGAAAAAGCACTTGAAAAG GGTGAAAAGTGTGATCCCGAGAAATTGCGGAAGGAGAAGGAGGAATTTGAAAGAAGGCAAAAGGAAG AAAAGGCTCGGTTGCAGGCAGAAGCCAAGGCTGCTGAAGAGGCTAGAAGGAAAGCTGAAGCTGAAGCTGCTGCTGAAGCGAAAAGGAAGAGGGAACTGCAAAGAGAAGCTGCCCGTCAGGCATTGTCAGAG atggaaaagactgttgatATCAACGAGAACAGTCATTTCATGGAAGACTTAGAAATGCTTAGGACGATCCATGATGAACAGCTTCCAAGTTTCATAGAGGAAACAAGCCCAGATCTTTCTCAAAATTGCTTGGGTAGTTTCAAGCTTCAGGGAAGTAGTAACCCACTGGAGCAACTAGGATTATACATGAAGGAAGACGATGATGAGGAAGAGGAAGTAGTTGAACCACCACCTCCTAGTGTACCAGAGCGAGCAAAAGATGTTGAGGAAGGAGAAATTGATTGA
- the LOC133675093 gene encoding transcription factor GTE10-like isoform X1, which translates to MAPTVPIEFIGRKESKKCWLSQPMGKSKKFSKGHSSGFVPDFRHAVHTMAESEGFGSSGRVDTEMTASEMTASEDSCAPKRKCISLNMDCYDTFGVPSQVLSLSKMSRPERKDLEMRLKKELEQVRILQRKVASLSSNTVLLSPSSDIRSCSDGQKRPPLEGLHSSFEVPAPQSKKRAHPDRNRGHTKKGTSARSEPVKPAAPLGISTAMLMKQCEALLNRLMAHQFGWIFNTPVDVVKLNIPDYFTIIKHPMDLGTVKGKIVSGEYLSPLGFAADVRLTFSNAMKYNPPGNDVHSMAETLSKYFEVRWKVIEKKLPVTTGVESMPSRTDVHIERETTVHIERETTTSAPPLKKKKITPSDNKVKPEPVRRVMSNGEKQKLSMELEALLGELPESIIEFLKEHSGNAGQTGEDEIEIDIDALGDDTLFNLRKLLDNYILEKQKNQSKAEPCEMEIINEPGISNSSLLPCKGNDTVEEDIDIVGGNDPPISSYPPIKIEKDEANKNSKRSSPSCSNSESGSSSSDSDSGSESGGESVAVKVSGSINATKSKMEPGENADQKRSDPDDSDVGNQSVDGLDQVELDTEGKPVAAEIDGHQEGESAPSKRQVSPEKLYRAALLRNRFADTILKAREKALEKGEKCDPEKLRKEKEEFERRQKEEKARLQAEAKAAEEARRKAEAEAAAEAKRKRELQREAARQALSEMEKTVDINENSHFMEDLEMLRTIHDEQLPSFIEETSPDLSQNCLGSFKLQGSSNPLEQLGLYMKEDDDEEEEVVEPPPPSVPERAKDVEEGEID; encoded by the exons ATGGCACCGACTGTTCCTATAGAGTTTATTGGACGGAAGGAATCAAAAAAGTGTTGGCTTTCACAACCAATGGGGAAATCAAAGAAGTTCTCTAAAGGGCACTCCTCTGGTTTTGTTCCAGATTTTCGACATGCTGTTCATACCATGGCTGAATCAGAAGGGTTTGGGAGCTCTGGACGTGTTGACACTGAGATGACAGCATCTGAGATGACAGCATCGGAAGATTCATGTGCTCCCAAGAGAAAATGCATTAGTTTGAATATGGATTGTTATGATACTTTTGGTGTACCATCACAAGTCTTGTCACTATCAAAGATGTCAAGGCCAGAGAGGAAGGATTTGGAAATGAGGTTGAAAAAGGAACTTGAACAGGTCAGAATCCTGCAGAGGAAAGTGGCTTCTCTGAGTTCAAATACAGTTTTATTATCGCCTTCTAGTGATATCAGGAGTTGCAGTGATGGCCAAAAGAGGCCTCCACTAGAAGGTCTCCATAGTTCATTTGAAGTACCAGCTCCACAGAGTAAGAAACGGGCTCATCCTGATCGAAATAGAGGCCACACAAAAAAGGGTACATCAGCACGTTCTGAGCCAGTGAAGCCAGCTGCTCCACTGGGTATTTCGACTGCTATGTTGATGAAACAGTGTGAGGCATTACTAAATCGTTTGATGGCACATCAGTTCGGTTGGATTTTCAACACTCCTGTTGATGTGGTGAAATTGAACATACCGGACTATTTTACTATCATTAAACATCCAATGGATTTGGGTACAGTGAAGGGCAAGATTGTTTCTGGTGAATATTTGAGTCCACTGGGATTTGCTGCAGATGTGCGACTTACTTTCTCAAATGCAATGAAGTATAACCCTCCTGGAAATGATGTCCATTCCATGGCTGAGACCCTCAGTAAATACTTTGAAGTTAGATGGAAAGTTATAGAGAAAAAGCTTCCTGTTACCACTGGCGTGGAATCAATGCCATCAAGAACTGATGTGCACATAGAAAGGGAAACAACTGTTCATATAGAAAGGGAAACAACTACTAGTGCTCCTCctttgaaaaagaagaaaattacaCCGAGTGACAATAAGGTTAAGCCAGAACCTGTCAGGCGGGTCATGTCTAATGGGGAGAAGCAGAAGTTGAGCATGGAGTTGGAGGCATTGCTGGGTGAATTGCCTGAAAGCATTATTGAATTCCTAAAAGAGCATAGTGGTAATGCTGGCCAGACTGGTGAGGATGAGATTGAGATTGATATTGATGCTCTTGGTGATGATACATTGTTTAACTTACGGAAACTCTTGGATAATTATATATTGGAGAAACAGAAAAACCAGTCAAAAGCTGAACCATGTGAAATGGAG ATTATTAACGAGCCAGGGATTAGCAATTCATCATTGCTACCATGCAAAG GAAATGATACTGTTGAAGAAGATATAGATATTGTTGGTGGAAATGATCCTCCTATTTCAAGTTACCCTCCAATAAAGATAGAAAAAGATGAAGCCAATAAGAACAGTAAACGTAGCAGTCCTAGTTGCTCCAATAGTGAATCAGGCTCATCTTCAAGTG ATTCAGATTCTGGCAGTGAATCTGGCGGTGAATCTGTCGCAGTGAAAGTGTCTGGTTCCATTAATGCTACTAAG AGCAAAATGGAACCTGGAGAAAATGCAGACCAAAAGAGAAGTGATCCTGATGATTCAGATGTTGGAAATC AATCTGTAGATGGATTGGACCAAGTTGAGCTGGATACTGAGGGTAAGCCAGTTGCAGCTGAGATAGATGGCCACCAAGAGG GGGAGAGTGCTCCATCCAAGAGGCAAGTCTCTCCCGAAAAGCTCTATCGTGCAGCTTTGTTGAGGAACCGTTTTGCCGACACCATACTTAAAGCTCGAGAAAAAGCACTTGAAAAG GGTGAAAAGTGTGATCCCGAGAAATTGCGGAAGGAGAAGGAGGAATTTGAAAGAAGGCAAAAGGAAG AAAAGGCTCGGTTGCAGGCAGAAGCCAAGGCTGCTGAAGAGGCTAGAAGGAAAGCTGAAGCTGAAGCTGCTGCTGAAGCGAAAAGGAAGAGGGAACTGCAAAGAGAAGCTGCCCGTCAGGCATTGTCAGAG atggaaaagactgttgatATCAACGAGAACAGTCATTTCATGGAAGACTTAGAAATGCTTAGGACGATCCATGATGAACAGCTTCCAAGTTTCATAGAGGAAACAAGCCCAGATCTTTCTCAAAATTGCTTGGGTAGTTTCAAGCTTCAGGGAAGTAGTAACCCACTGGAGCAACTAGGATTATACATGAAGGAAGACGATGATGAGGAAGAGGAAGTAGTTGAACCACCACCTCCTAGTGTACCAGAGCGAGCAAAAGATGTTGAGGAAGGAGAAATTGATTGA
- the LOC133676087 gene encoding protein PLASTID TRANSCRIPTIONALLY ACTIVE 10, whose product MQILRTPFPLFSLPKPLNPSLKPHHKNHHQFLLLPRHPLSTTLTPPKSYSSDEFPVDETFLEKFAPKDQETEDEARRKNWIVRGWAPWEEILTPEADFAKKSLNEGEEVPLKTPEAIEAFNMLSPSYRSQKIKEMGLTEDEWYMKQFEIKGEIPDKLETEWVSPLVVRQVAPRDWPPRGWEVDRKELEFIREGHKLQGVRVNLDDLENGVGVDKENMCLERYKVFLKQYEEWVEANKDRLEEESYKEDQDYYPGRRKRGKDYKEGMYELPFYYPGQICEGKVTTIHLYQGAFVDVGGVHDGWIPIKRNDWFWIRHHIKVGMHVIVEILAKRDPYRFRFPLEMRFVYPNIDHLIFNRFEFPPVFHRDEDTNLDELRRDCGRPPVPRRDPEDKPEEEPLLSNHPYVDKLWQIHVAEQTILDDWEANPEKYKGKKISELTDNEDFDEENSIEYTEAYHKKTVLPKVILKTSVKELDLEAALAEREFHNKLRMEAKERGEKYKITKLRRNIEMDEYDLLHWRRSFEEREALIRDISCRQALGLPLEEPGKYKPASFFGKDQYDPENPLYRYDYWGEPKNSEKSKQERMTELHNKSIVGKGNVWYETSYEDAIAQRMQREARAKEEKQRVEEDSDRDYDDEDDDDDDDDIDFNLLGDFGVDLANHPVVNGTESAGLSDEGMFDN is encoded by the exons ATGCAAATCCTCCGAActcctttccctctcttctctttaCCCAAACCCCTAAACCCTTCCCTTAAACCCCACCATAAAAACCACCACCAGTTCCTCCTCCTCCCTCGGCACCCTCTCTCCACCACTCTAACACCTCCAAAATCTTACAGCTCAGATGAATTCCCAGTAGACGAAACATTCCTTGAAAAATTCGCACCAAAAGACCAAGAAACCGAAGACGAAGCTCGAAGAAAGAACTGGATTGTCCGTGGCTGGGCACCATGGGAAGAAATCTTAACCCCAGAAGCCGATTTCGCGAAAAAGTCACTAAACGAAGGCGAAGAGGTCCCTCTTAAAACCCCAGAAGCAATTGAAGCATTCAACATGTTATCTCCAAGTTACCGTTCgcagaaaattaaagaaatgggGCTTACTGAAGATGAGTGGTATATGAAGCAATTTGAGATAAAAGGGGAGATACCGGATAAGTTGGAGACAGAATGGGTTAGTCCATTGGTTGTTAGACAGGTGGCACCGAGGGACTGGCCGCCAAGAGGGTGGGAAGTGGATAGGAAGGAATTGGAGTTCATTAGGGAAGGGCATAAATTGCAAGGAGTTAGAGTGAATTTGGACGATTTGGAAAATGGGGTCGGTGTTGATAAGGAGAATATGTGTTTGGAGAGGTATAAGGTGTTCTTGAAGCAATATGAAGAGTGGGTTGAGGCGAATAAGGATAGACTAGAAGAGGAGTCGTATAAG GAAGACCAAGATTATTATCCGGGTCGAAGAAAAAGAGGGAAAGACTATAAAGAGGGCATG taTGAGCTTCCATTTTATTACCCGGGGCAG ATCTGTGAAGGAAAAGTTACCACTATACATCTATATCAAGGAGCCTTTGTTGATGTTGGAGGTGTGCATGATGG ATGGATCCCAATTAAACGCAATGATTGGTTTTGGATTCGCCATCATATAAAAGTCGGTATGCATGTCATTGTTGAAATTCTG gCAAAGCGAGATCCTTATCGTTTTCGATTTCCACTTGAAATGCGTTTTGTCTATCCTAACATAGACCATCTTAT CTTCAACAGATTTGAGTTTCCACCGGTATTTCATCGTGATGAGGATACAAACCTAGATGAATTGCGG CGTGACTGTGGAAGACCTCCTGTTCCTAGGAGAGATCCTGAAGATAAACCAGAAGAGGAACCTCTATTGTCAAATCACCCTTATGTAGATAAG TTGTGGCAAATCCATGTTGCTGAGCAAACAATTTTGGATGATTGGGAGGCTAATCCTGAGAAATACAAGGGCAAAAAGATATCCGAGTTGACTGATAACGAAGattttgatgaagaaaatagCATTGAATATACTGAAGCTTATCATAAGAAAACAGTGCTGCCTAAAGTGATTCTG AAAACGAGTGTTAAAGAACTTGACTTGGAAGCTGCCTTAGCCGAGCGTGAG TTTCATAATAAACTAAGAATGGAAGCAAAGGAAAGGGGAGAGAAATATAAAATCACCAAGCTGAGACGAAATATAGAAATGGATGAGTATGACTTGTTGCACTGGCGTCGATCATTTGAGGAAAGAGAAGCTTTGATCAGAGACATCAGCTG CCGTCAAGCTCTTGGTCTGCCATTGGAAGAACCAGGAAAGTATAAGCCAGCAAGTTTCTTTGGTAAGGACCAATATGATCCTGAAAATCCTCTATACCGGTATGACTACTGGGGAGAACCCAAGAACTCGGAAAAGAGCAAGCAAGAGAGGATGACAGAGCTTCATAACAAATCTATTGTGGGAAAGGGCAATGTTTGGTATGAAACGTCTTATGAGGATGCCATCGCACAACGAATGCAAAGGGAAGCCCGTGCAAAGGAAGAGAAGCAAAGAGTGGAAGAAGATTCAGACAGAGATtatgatgatgaggatgatgatgatgacgacgacgacaTTGATTTTAATCTCTTAGGCGACTTTGGTGTTGACTTGGCAAATCACCCAGTAGTTAATGGCACTGAATCTGCTGGACTATCAGATGAGGGTATGTTTGACAATTAA